From Apium graveolens cultivar Ventura chromosome 9, ASM990537v1, whole genome shotgun sequence, the proteins below share one genomic window:
- the LOC141686570 gene encoding uncharacterized protein LOC141686570 → MRLPEGGLEEDLVVYTRAYLLYIIGGILFPSSSRYTVHPRYLQLIQDSPRIKSYAWGAAVLSYLFRGLTKAAHKSATTLNRCTMLLMLWAHERLLPGTPKIAPGVELVWPRALAWAKPNPDRRENPHHHTGQYRGDFDRFEMSWLTWEPYRLFFDAVDYSEEQYDVELMDASYMSLGRIPLICFEIIEYVMPDRVLRQFGMLQHIPDDPIDMSALRRDRLSRWQRDQHMTTLRQYRDEWYAYLDGQIEPFGEGQYVSIDQYMYWYRTYSKLWIARFVGVDSRKIVSRDWYSQQDMVDALDCGMRTLHVIHSHDPPDWFYECIPEFLIRYDGVNTEWRGPAFSRPSFDRPSRAHDMHMDPSAPPSPHKRTREEFASDSHDSPTQAASKRPRQDETVVPNAAAIPVHVSHPVQIEALIHIRACCCYCSPCFTVDPPIRPPVVQSDFVQSEVVATATPASQSTPLSVPPVVHSDVVQSEVAANAPPASQSTPLSTSPVVQSDVVQSEVAATAPPDSQSTPLSAPPVVQSDVVQSEVAATATPVTPTTERTFGSSELTPATELTPLAGGMVKFGSRSGVIPDSLRMILDMDTDEDKLKDKLRRGGPGRRADMTRPLKNRKIFWLYKHWWGNKNDFIWRDHRGTVELTWDYVQTLKPECDLDSNVVDAYIELLKVRESISGLEPTTKKFFFNFSFFVQLLLKDYWKNLKAHPEAELSDVQLAGLLSLYNSYAVQRIGPSLLDCDFAFYPCCNDAHLFLFILDIKQQKLLLIDPLAEWGDSLKSIYSRYIYAMVFYVLRNY, encoded by the exons ATGCGGCTACCAGAGGGGGGGCTAGAAGAGGATCTTGTGGTTTACACACGAGCTTATCTTTTATACATCATTGGGGGCATATTGTTTCCTTCATCGAGTCGATATACCGTGCATCCGAG GTACTTACAGCTCATCCAGGATTCACCTCGGATTAAATCGTATGCATGGGGAGCTGCTGTATTGAGCTATTTGTTTAGAGGTTTGACCAAGGCTGCTCATAAGAGTGCAACAACACTTAATAGATGCACGATGCTACTGATGTTGTGGGCACACGAGAGGTTGTTACCTGGTACTCCTAAGATTGCACCTGGGGTGGAGCTTGTTTGGCCGAGGGCTTTGGCATGGGCTAAGCCGAACCCTGATCGGAGGGAGAACCCTCACCACCATACAG GTCAGTACCGAGGGGATTTTGACCGATTTGAGATGAGTTGGCTGACATGGGAGCCTTATCGGTTATTCTTTGATGCGGTGGACTATTCTGAGGAGCAGTATGATGTCGAGCTGATGGATGCTTCGTATATGAGTCTCGGCCGTATTCCACTTATTTGCTTCGAGATTATCGAGTATGTCATGCCGGACAGAGTCTTGAGACAGTTCGGTATGCTGCAGCATATTCCAGATGATCCTATTGATATGTCTGCTCTGCGGAGGGACAGGTTATCTCGTTGGCAGAGGGACCAGCATATGACTACTCTGAGACAGTATCGGGATGAGTGGTATGCTTATCTTGATGGCCAGATAGAGCCCTTTGGAGAGGGGCAGTACGTGAGTATTGACCAGTATATGTACTGGTATAGGACCTATAGTAAGCTGTGGATTGCTCGTTTTGTGGGTGTTGATTCACGCAAGATAGTGTCGCGTGACTGGTACTCTCAGCAGGACATGGTTGATGCG CTTGACTGTGGGATGAGGACATTGCATGTTATTCACAGCCATGATCCCCCAGACTGGTTCTATGAGTGCATTCCTGAGTTTCTGATTCGTTATGATGGAGTCAACACTGAGTGGAGGGGTCCTGCATTCAGTAGACCCAGTTTTGATAGACCCTCACGTGCACATGATATGCATATGGATCCAAGTGCTCCTCCTTCACCGCATAAACGTACACGTGAG GAGTTTGCTTCTGATTCTCATGATTCACCTACACAGGCAGCCAGTAAACGTCCTCGTCAG GATGAGACTGTAGTCCCTAACGCTGCGGCTATCCCTGTACATGTCTCTCATCCTGTTCAGATTGAGGCACTTATTCATATTCGAGCAT GTTGCTGCTACTGCTCCCCCTGCTTCACAGTCGACCCCCCTATCCGCCCCCCTGTTGTTCAGTCTGATTTTGTTCAGTCTGAG GTTGTTGCTACTGCTACCCCTGCTTCACAGTCGACCCCCCTATCCGTCCCCCCTGTTGTTCACTCTGATGTTGTTCAGTCTGAG GTTGCTGCTAATGCTCCCCCTGCTTCACAGTCGACCCCCCTATCCACCTCCCCTGTTGTTCAGTCTGATGTTGTTCAGTCTGAG GTTGCTGCTACTGCTCCCCCTGATTCACAGTCGACCCCCCTATCCGCCCCCCCTGTTGTTCAGTCTGATGTTGTTCAGTCTGAG GTTGCTGCTACTGCTACCCCTGTTACTCCTACTACCGAGCGCACTTTTGGGAGTTCTGAGTTGACTCCTGCTACTGAGTTGACTCCACTTGCAGGTGGCATGGTGAAATTCGGTAGTCGTAGTGGTGTTATTCCTGATAGTTTGAGGATGATTCTTGAT ATGGACACTGATGAAGACAAGTTGAAGGATAAACTGAGGCGGGGTGGTCCTGGGCGGCGTGCTGATATGACGAGGCCATTGAAAAACAGGAAGATTTTTTGGCTATACAAGCACTGGTGGGGTaataagaatgattttatttgGAGAGATCATAGAGGCACTGTTGAGCTTACTTGGGATTATGTCCAGACCTTAAAGCCCGAATGTGATTTAGACAGCAATGTCGTGGATGCCTACATAGAGTTGTTGAAGGTTAGGGAGTCCATCTCGGGTCTGGAGCCCACGACTAAGAAGTTCTTCTTTAACTTCAGCTTTTTCGTGCAACTGCTGTTAAAAGATTATTGGAAGAACTTGAAG GCCCATCCCGAAGCTGAACTTTCAGATGTGCAGTTGGCCGGTCTGCTTAGTTTATATAATTCATATGCAGTCCAACGGATTGGGCCATCATTATTGGATTGTGACTTTGCTTTCTACCCTTGCTGCAATGATGCTCACTTGTTTTTGTTCATTCTGGATATTAAACAACAaaagctccttttaattgatccTCTAGCTGAATGGGGGGATAGTCTTAAGAGTATTTACTCTCGATATATATATGCCATGGTATTCTATGTTCTTCGTAATTACTAG
- the LOC141686571 gene encoding putative F-box protein At5g55150, producing the protein MSYKNVDHWSNLPARLFIFIAQRFSFLGHFFRLWKNSASDLEKPCLPPASLPLLSEGHNDSNNVETHDSGSDFNGWSDLPLKFLFIAVCKSWRDSVSELEKPCLPLTGVPFLFLAEDVAPGAMLAYDPSQENDRNDNIEYHKYDHSKNSVGSSRGLFSLLTRKTYSIHLPEAAGRLVLGTNKGWLVTLGRDLQINLLHPLLNHQISLPNMLTFPDWNSFHKRYEPENAADFYIRKVAVSSNILNEDPAFRLYHHHPSPSPTVMTIYGSNSILGFARLGDNVWTDVDVSSRNFDDVVYHEGNFFAVDCHGSVFVCGINDEGGGDIRGTEIASLRPTKEWDKKYLVKSTSGSSLLLLVRYLKKTLIKYRTTNFSVWRLDMENSEALENISYTLKEVNDLGNEALFVGNASSTAILSSEIIKPNCIYFTDDHREGYYRDGGGHDMGIFSMEHHTIEPHFQGKSYHPISPPLWYI; encoded by the exons ATGAGCTACAAAAATGTTGATCATTGGAGTAATCTTCCTGCAAGGCTTTTTATATttattgcacaaaggtttagtTTTCTTGGCCATTTTTTTCGATTATGGAAGAACTCAGCTAGTGATCTCGAGAAGCCTTGTTTACCTCCCGCCAGCTTGCCATTACTTAGTGAAGGTCACAATGATTCTAACAATGTAGAAACACATGATAGTGGTTCTGATTTTAATGGTTGGAGTGATCTTCCCCTGAAATTCTT ATTTATTGCTGTTTGCAAATCATGGAGGGATTCAGTTAGTGAACTTGAGAAGCCTTGTTTGCCTTTAACAGGAGTTCCATTTCTTTTTCTTGCTGAAGATGTTGCTCCTGGAGCTATGCTTGCATATGACCCCAGTCAAGAAAATGACAGGAATGATAATATAGAGTACCACAAATACGATCATAGCAAAAATTCAGTTGGTAGTAGTCGTGGTTTGTTCAGTCTTTTAACCCGTAAAACATACTCCATTCACTTACCAGAAGCTGCTGGAAGACTAGTATTGGGGACTAATAAAGGATGGCTCGTAACTCTAGGCAGAGATTTGCAAATAAACCTCTTGCATCCGCTGTTGAACCACCAAATCTCACTTCCTAACATGCTTACCTTTCCTGATTGGAATTCCTTCCATAAACGCTATGAGCCTGAAAATGCTGCTGACTTTTATATCCGGAAAGTTGCTGTATCTTCTAATATACTAAATGAAGATCCAGCTTTTCGCTTATATCATCACCACCCAAGCCCTTCTCCTACTGTTATGACTATATATGGAAGTAATTCGATTTTAGGTTTTGCTAGATTGGGAGACAATGTGTGGACAGATGTGGACGTTTCTTCGCGCAACTTTGATGATGTTGTTTACCATGAAGGGAATTTTTTTGCAGTAGATTGTCATGGGAGTGTATTTGTGTGTGGCATTAAtgatgaaggaggaggagatatCCGAGGAACAGAAATCGCATCGCTTAGACCTACTAAAGAATGGGACAAAAAGTACTTGGTTAAATCAACATCAGGATCTAGTCTTTTGTTACTTGTGCGGTATCTTAAGAAAACGCTGATTAAATACCGCACAACTAATTTCTCCGTATGGAGGTTGGATATGGAAAATTCTGAGGCTCTTGAGAATATTTCATACACTTTGAAAGAAGTGAATGACTTGGGGAACGAGGCTTTATTTGTTGGAAATGCTTCATCCACAGCTATATTATCATCAGAAATCATAAAGCCAAACTGCATCTATTTTACGGATGACCACCGGGAAGGCTACTACCGTGATGGAGGCGGCCATGACATGGGGATCTTCAGCATGGAGCATCACACAATTGAACCCCATTTTCAAGGAAAATCCTACCATCCCATCTCGCCTCCACTTTGGTATATTTGA